The nucleotide sequence tagcctgctacagcccggtttaccggagtcctgctagcccagttgctacagcccggattcactcgctgatgaccgacacattcgttgctgggtcatgtatgcatgtccctgtaagttagtgccactttgggttcacgactagccatgtcagcctgtgttctttgtcatatggatgctagcggcactatcatatacatgagccaaaaggcgcaaacggtcctgggccaggtaaggtggcacccgtgggaataccgtgcgtgaggccgcaaagtgatatgatgtattacatgctagatcggtgtgacttaggatcggggtcctgacacttttaGACACGAGGTCCGAAGAAATGGAAATGACAACTTCAGAAGGATGAAATTTGCAGTGAAAGGATGGTCATGACCACCCCTGTTATAACAAGGATGGCACGTTCTTACATGACTTCATCATGAGCCATTCTTTTGACTTGTGTCTATTTGCTTGACGAGCATTCGATGTGCTTACGAGTTAGTAGCACATATTAAATATTAAATTTTAATTCATGTGTCGTCACCTGTAGTCAGCCGATGAAAATAAGTGGAAGATGTATTTCGTGATGCCATCAAAATATGGTCTAGACTTGCCTCGGCAAAAGACCCATCTGTGACCATGTAGGAGGTGCCCAGCAAAATTGTAGTAGTGGCAGCCTTTCTAGATCCATCTGTTAACCTCTGATGTTTCAACGTTGACTTCCTCAACGTGTTGCTTAGGTGCTAGGCATCTCTTTTTTAATATTATTACAAACGTGTGGAATTTGTTAGGCTGATGTTATAAGTTGCTCTGTCTTTGACTATGGTTTGTCTTTTCTTCACTTGATGGAAACCAAGTCATATGAAGTATATTTAGTATCGCCTTATTCGCTGTTTTTGGATTCGTCGCCTGAATAATGCGAGTTGATAGACATGTGTTATAGTTTCCTCTGCCAAACCTGAGGATGGGTTACCATTTCTTACTGATAACATTGTTTTTTTCCTAATGCAGAGAAGCTTTTAGAATGGTCAAAGAGACTGAAAGTTTTCCACTGCTATTATTTCGCTCTTCTTTGAAGGGGAGTGATATAACCTAAAGCTTGCATGTTATTCCATTAGCTTTTACTCTAGATGGTACTGCAAATGGATCCCATGGAGGTGAGGGTGAGCCATGTTTATTATTTGCTGACTAACTCTGTTTTTCCAATTGAATTGGGTCTCATGAAGAATGTGCGCACATTGGATCAATTTGATTGCCAACCATTGGACAACAGATTGACAAATGATTTCCGTGGCTGGAACCATCTCCACAAAACTCATATAAGGTATTCCTAATAGTTTGACTATATATGTCAGCAAATGAAATTGAAGGAACTAAGCCAACAAAATGGAGTTTCAACAGGGTAATTTAACTAGGATTGATCACCGTTGACAATTCAATGGTGTTGCTTTTGGTACGCCGAGCGCTGCAAAGCTGAATTATCGATGCTGTCGGCATCTTCCCTGATCGCTCCTGAATCTTACAAACCCATGGCCCTCGTGTAGATATGTAACCCATCATTTATGacagggatttttatttctgtgtcCCTGGTTCattagttgtactcattcatccccactctattaacttttgctcacttttccccactcccttgcccgaaaaccctcagaacaggttacAACAAATGTTGTcatcgggtcaatgcctttgaccgttaactcAGACGAGTTGGGCCGCGTAGGGCCGAGTACACCTTTGACCATTTACCCGTACAGTGCTTTTGTACGCTGACCATACAATGGTATTTGTATACATGGGCGCATGCAACTGACCGCGGTcatggggtagcacgtgtccatgggacATGCCCAAAACGTTCCTTCGTATAAAgaggggcaaccacctccatcgcccctaggactttcccccaaatcccctccctgccgcatcatcttcctctcccccaccggcgtcgtctcgctctcctccaccgcctccaccgcacCGTCTCACTCTTCCCCattgcatcctcttcctcaccttcatcgcctccatctgtcCAATGGCCGAAGCTCGTGGCGACACCGGCGCAGTGGCCGGAGATGTGGTAGAGCTGCAGGGCGCAGTAACAGCGGGTGTCGGCGGCGTCCACGCTGATATCCCAGCGGGCGtggtgcggggaaactcgcaactgctgcagatgtggagaagGAGGTGGGGGGCTCCGCCTCAGCGCTGCAGAAGGTGACGGTGTCGAGCGGTGCAGTCCACCCTGATATCCCTGATGCGCAGACTGGCGAGGAGCaggaggtatttgcacttgctttaGGATATTAAGTTGTAGAGTTAGTTGCtccctagttgcattggttagattgtgattcatgcggtagttcagatggttagagtagttggtttgacggataGGCCGGGGTGTTTTGTATTGGGGGGATGGGGGTTTTTGTACTacggtttgttggataaattcctTGCAAAAAATGCTAGATAGATCTATATGAGAGATAGGGATCTCTGTGCTTCAATGCTACACAaatgtatgcttattagatttgtttttaatgctcacagattggggtttttaatgttactcagattcgttgccttagattgggtccctattagatttgtttttgaatgcctACTCAGATTGGGGTTTCGAATGTCATATgtccaaatggaatccattgattaagaagttatttgattcattagtatataaatttgtccacaatatgtagttatattagctctgttgtttGATGTGTGTGCATGACAAGGGAAAATGTaaataggatcatagtatattgggagtagattagccctatgatcaatgtgtcatgtgtgcatatctaaattttcagtTAGCTTTCgtatttactagtgatggatgtaattgtatattcaggaggatgatggttggggggggggggggtaaaaagaGGAAGCTGGCCCAGTACGACCTGTACGATCTAGAATCTAGTGACGACGAAGAATATGAAGTAAGCCTACTTAaaatttagattgttcatttagttcctttgacatggtgtatatgaatctataatgtattaatgtaactcattcatgtgtgcagtatgattctggagaagAAGTGTACAAGGGCAACGTCACGTCCTTCACAGTCAAgaggtggtgaagatcaaggccaagggattTGCTTCCTTCTACAACAGCAAGaccaagaagtggcactgcccctactacaccaccaagccaaagccaaagggtgaccgcttcgatcaccttcggtctcatgcagaggatgtagcgattcgcagggaggactacatgatcagggggtAGCAAGCTGCCCTTgcgaaggccctgactccggcatgatgtgatgatgtgatgatgtgatgaactgaatctttatctttatcttttagGTTACTTTTGGTAAACTGGATCTGGCTGTTTATGGTGTGTCGAACTGAATCTATGGTGATGCTAGCAATGTATTATGCTATCTATATTTTTCTGACCTTGAATTTTCCTGTGATGTATGGTTAgttatgtttagatgttgtgaactatgagtttaggtgctgcaatgatcacacatgttgtttcaatgttgcttcactgatcagacatgttgtttcagtgttgcttcactgatcagacatgttgtttcagtgttgcttcactgatcacagaTGTTGTTTCAGTGTTGATTCACTGATCAGACATGTTACTTTTTCACTGATCATAAAGGAGTATTATCCTAATTATTTGTCTCATGTTTATTaatcaaatcaaatgcatgctTTTTTGCCACCAACATGTTTCATTATCCGATGTTTTGAACTGTCATTCGACAGGACAGTATAATTAAATtcaataaaatgaaaaaaaagtaaaaccttggcaaactatttatgtttgtgtaggagatcatgtgtgcaaaatttgaggtgatttagaggaggtcaaagaaaTTTCAATTTGAGAAATGTGccaaatgagccaaatgttttttattaacacctattcactttccatagtgtagattcgaagtctcactattttttgaattaatcttcatatttttacattttctttttaaaaatatgctttaatacaaaaactattaaaaacacgtttaaaatataaaaatggaaaactaagttcagattcttcttattcactttgaaataacgctttggtgattttttttattttttaaaattttccaaaaacagaaggtaaccctacctcctctccttgaactctatgaaatcatgtacatgatagctcatatgtgtgaaggttttctcatgaaaatgaccatagaccaagtttatgatttttggttggtaacatatcacataagacaacattgtgcgcaggttttatattattttgatttttttaaattaatggtgctcatttgacctcgatggTGTCAGCTAGGGTTTTTTcctgaaaatgaccatagaccaagtttagtatttttcctcgttagtgtgtcttataaaacgacgaacagtgaaggtttcatatttttttgatttttttttgaattagttatgctcagtcaaagccttcgaaaccccATTGACcaactcaaaacccctctaaactgTGCGGGGTtttgcctaaccctagctccgaacgTCACCCGTCCGGTCATACCCTGGCGCCGAGCGACAGTcctcagatgtggtcttctagaagaaATTCGGTGGGTAGGCTGCgtgcaggctccgcgccgttggatgacaaggacggctccgcatcgttggatcgtggggcgatccgcgagaggcggtcctattggttgtgctcggctgctcgcccaccactgactccgcgaaaaaaacgttgttattgggcccaaaaggaaaccaagctctagCTGGGCCGTCGAATTGTgtttttttttgcatcgtttgctttaTCTTTTGTGAAAGTGTTGGCTCTATCTTTTTTTTTGCATTGTTTGAAATTACATAACAATTGACATTGGGTAgaaaatttagttctttttgttctatacaaataCAAAATGACAAAATTTATAAGGgataaatttatttttatcatgtaaaatggccacaaactattcaaaaattgtctctttttgttcatataatatatatgaccacggattcccacgcgtgcaattagcttctttttcttcttcttttcaaaccaccgtttcccatgcgtgtacactcccgatgctgcgATGGGTTTGAAATCGGGCTACTTCACATTTGACACCGTTGTTGCCACgcccaaataacacgtagcactacggctatttaagccagcctctgcctctgccatccctcatccatctcccatcctctctgccatctgcccttcttgctcttcgaccccttctccttcttctgcacatccctcagccatgcagtacaccggaccaacctaccgcttcccacccaccgtgccggagaggctctaccctcctGGCGTGTACGTTGagcgcacactacgtgtgtgggcgatatcaaggtggaggaccgcaaggaacttcaccgagttcttccttgcgtctggctaccaccacctcccgcggggatctccaaggatgttccgtgtcgaggaggtcatccaaaacggggtggtggttgctctccttgcccactttagcaacacattcgacgccttctacctcctcggccgggtgttttgatatggctgcgagttcatcgctttcaccacccacaacatgttcatggagtacaacaacatcttccccaacgcgtcgcgcatgcacactcttccgtaccccatcgacaacgccctGGAGGAGCAGTGAAGTGCGCCCgaaggaggagcgaggtggagaaggcggcggctagggttctaaaccctctatctctTTTTTGAGTCTATATTATGTTAAGTCGTAggaattgaactatgttggagatgctatgggcttgttggcccttttattAAGTTCTAGGGCTAAGTTCTATTATTAAGTATTATTATCcctaagttcttcctagtttgaactatgtgatcgtgctatgggcttgttggccctatctacatatttggactacatatttgttgattgttttcttagagaactcgctttgttagtaaccacctagtgcatgcagccacaatgaacctttttctttttttcacaagccacaaatatgtagccacctagctagaagagaggaaccagcggcagcGACCGTCGTTGCATCCGTGGCGGCTAGCGTGCAAGAAAGCTACTCAGTCAGTGCATCGTGGtggcacgcatcggcgcatgcaggctcggtcaaCGCATCGTGGTGGCGCACATCGACGCATGCAGGCAAGCTTTGCTAGGTGCATGCATAGCAGGTTTCTGTCATGGCAGCGCACGCaggcgtttaatgcaagggacggcccaatGAAACTACGGCCCAACGGTCCAACAGCGACACCGCCCAACGCGGCCTCACTTGTCAGGTCCAACGGACGATACAACCCAGCACGGCCCCACTCaccagagttaacggtcaagccattgACCTGGCGGCAACGTCCATTGTGActagttctgagggtttcgggcaagggagtagggaaaactgagcaaaagttaagagtgcGGGGATGAATGaatagagctaaggaaccaggggcacagatgtaaaaaacccTTTATGATATACTGCCTCTATTCATTTATacaaggtgtatttgttttttgataaaattccagaaTGTAGGGTGCATTTCTTTTAATTCCTCATAATTCCCTTGTTAACCCTCCAGAAAAATCGAAAGTATCTCTCCTGTTGtctgtatctctccttgtagcaaAAGAAGTAAGGTATCTCTCTGTTGATTGCATGCATTTCTTACTTTTCTGGACTAATTGATTTACTTACCACTAATCAACAAATTTGTCAAGGGTAATTTAGTCCTAATAACAAGTCCAaaattatgtgccttggtcaccgtgccgaAAACAATACAGCGTACATAACataacggagggagtatgtgaaaAGGGATCAGTGGCATAGTTGAAGCTCTAGCATGTTTAAGTTTCAAGTAAACCTATTCGGAATTCAAAAAGGTGTGACGGCACCCGGGTGCCCCGGCACCCGCGGTTATCCCGTCCGTCGAATGAGTTAAAGATTCGTGCCGTGTAGCTTTCAGGTGCAGATGTGCGTACAGTActagtgtgattagctggctttatCAGGGAGACAAATAGCGACCGGAGGAGAGAGGCATGGCAGGAATAGGCTCTGCATGTATAGGTTTGTCAGCGACGGGAGGAGAGAGGCATGACAGGAATCGGGCTGGAAAAGATATTGTTGTCCACGGGTGGTGTTCATTGAAGTGACAGCAGAGGGAGAAAGATGCATGCACACAGCGGCATGACATGATATCCCTTGCGCAAAGCCTACATCCCTTCTTTTCATTTGTCACCATTGTGAGCTTTCTTGGTCACCGGAGAGAGTAGTGGCCGATGTGGTTCCTTCTAGCAGACAACGCCGCCGGCGGGGGAGTTCTATATTGTGAGATGGGGAACGCGCATCCTGGCATTGCAATCCACCTACAAGGGGAGGCATCGTCGTCTTCGTCTTTATCAGCATCGATGGAGAGATGTCATGTTCTTCGTAAGCCGCCAGTTGCGGTAAGATTTCTTGTTCTCAGATGACATATCCGACGTCCAGTTCCTCCGCATCTCCCTTTGCATCTAACACGCGTGTGGTCTATACAGTGCACCGGTACAGGCTGCATCTTTTGCGCGTGTGCTATCACGGCGAGGTATGCTGCTACACAGATATCAACTCGAAGAAACAGCGTGCCGGAGGTGAACGCGGTTGGGGAAGTAACACACCTGACGGCGGATGGATTGGCCTGAGCCGGCAGAATCAATGAGCCCAAATTAGTCTTGTTGTTTGTTTCAAATATTCAGTTTGAGGTCTAAATTTCACCAATATATGGCTTTTATTTACGTTCCCTACAACATACCAATTCATCTGAATCTGAGCAATCATATTTTCATGTGCAAATAAATAAAATTTACTTGTTATTATACCTCACACAACTGATGAGGTGAGAATGGAAACTTAACCTTCcattttttcgacaaagggtggattttattaactcaaaatgaagcatcaaggggATACCAACGCACATATTgtgcacacacccggcctctgcataaccaggatgcacacagccaacaccaacacacaAAAGAAAAAACCGCCAGCAaagagcaaagtcatacaagactcaagctatgcctaagcgagggaaaagaaaaagaaaaacactctGGAACGATCAAAACAACGGTCAATAAACTACATCaacgaccatatccgcaccaaccatctcttGACAGAACAAGCGCAACTAGAAAGTttcttcaacaacaacgccttcaGAAAGGAAACGACGCTTAAACGTCGCCGTCACTGGACCCGACCAACAAAGGCCAgactctaggttttcaccctgaagaacaagtccgagcatatccgagcaatgccttcatcaaggtaacgacgcaaaAACATCGCCATCGCCAGATATAACCAATTCAGGTCagacctagggttttcaccccGGAACTCGAGACCGGATACTCGAGAAGCACCATCAAATCGAAGTCATCATGTTGTGACCACCACTTTCCCCGATCCCAGCAGCTAAAGGTGAGGCACAGTCTTTACGCGCCGGCATGACTGCCGCTGCGCAACCATCTCCTCTGCGTCAAGCCGTCGTCCATAGAATTTATCTCACCGCTGAATGCAAACTGGCCGGATTGAGAACAAAGGAAACTCCCAATGGAGCCTTCCGGTTACATCACACAACCTCGCCAGTGCGAGCTGCTGGCAACAACCAGTGGATCTTAAGAAAAAACTCTCATGAAGACCCTTGAATGGCCACCATGGTCAGGACGAAAATTGCCCCATCGCATCGACCGGACGAACCACCTGCGGCCAAGTGACAAGCATCGGTTAACCGATGTAAGTCCCAAGGCGCCACCACCAACCTCCTTCGGCCTTGTGATCTGCCGGCGGCAATAGCGGTGAGCGTCTTGGGTCGCTTGGGAAGATGACCCTTATCACCAACGCTGCCATGCTCAACGTACTGGACAGCCGGAGGAAGCTTCGGTCCGAACCTGCATGATCTTGACCGCAGGCTGCTGGAGGAGAATGGATGGTCATCTCCACCCAGGCCATTGCCAAGGCATCACCATGCTGCCCAGTTCAGAATCCCAGATCGCTCTAGGCATTGACCTATGCATGTCCCTGTGCACAGATCGCCTGCCGCTGCATGTCCATGCGCAGATCGCTCTAGCCTTCGGACGTTGCATGAAGATCGCTGCTGAGTTGTTGTTCACCTCGCGCGCCGTTCAGCGCCTTGCGTAGAAGCCGTCGCCCggggccccgccgccaccgtcagcCACACAGGCTTTTCCCGGCAGCGTCGTCCGGCAGCGGCGAGGGAAGCGAGAGAGGTGGGGAGGTCCCGAAGAAACTGGATCTGGAGCCGCCCGTGCCGTCCGTCCGGACGACGTGGGGGCGGTTGCGTCGACGGTCAGTTAATTCACTCCCCCCGTTTCTAACCTTCCATAGATAAGCATAATGGAAGCTACTGATTAACCTAGAAACTAACTTGCGCACTCAATTTCTCTGAGATAGTCAAAAAGTGATCATAGAAATACAGAAGTACATCAGTAGTGAGGGCAAATAACTGATGATATACGATAAGTCGATAGTGTCCATGCAAGGGAAGCATTATGCAATGAACAATGGACAAAGTTTAAAGCGGTCATTTCTTGTAGCATTTGAACTTGCCCTATTTTTGCAGTGATGTCAATCAGCGCCAAGTAAAAAGCTCATTCATAGCTAACCTAGCAGCTAATTTAAGAGCCTTTTAGCGTTCGAAGAAAGGAAGAGTATGTATATAAGTATATTGTGTTAAATGGGAAAACAAAAGAGATCCTCAACCACAGAATTAATATCAGTCGTAATGATTAAACCTTCTGTTCTATAGGTCTTACTGCGGCATGACAATGACAGTAAAGTGCTTAATTTATTTTATATCTGCAAACTATGTGGCACAGGTTTGTAGAATGGATGAACAAATCTTGCAGAATATAGTACTCGCAAAAATAAACATGCGGAATATAGTTTCTTTTATTGTTCAAATTCTGTTATTTAAATTTCTAGAAAAATGTACAATGAACCACAATGTACTATGGCAAGTGGGGATCATCAATCGACGAGGCACCAGTGTTCCGGTTCTGCACCCTCTTCGTGCGCATGCTCCAGTTTATCCCCTGCATGGAGCCCTCCGTCCCGGACACCCCCGACTTCTACGGCGACGACTGCTTCTTCTTCTGTAATGCCCACGAGTGAGATACGGGCTGCGGTGATGACTACTACGATGCCTCTCCATCAATGGCGCCGATGAGCAACTTCTCGAGCAGGTGATGATGAAGGCGAGCGTCGGCTTCGGGAGGGCGGCGGAGGGCAATGCGGAGAAGGCGGATGAATTCATTGCAAAGTTCTGCAAGTAGATGAACTACATCGCCAAGTCTCGGGGCCGCAATACAGAATTCGATTCACTCTTATATTACTTGTTTATCTCTTGAATTTGATTCATTCATGAACATGCCTATGTGCTGCCCATCTATGTAGCCGCACTTCTAACTTACtattatattttattttttcaACAACTGCTGCTCATTACACGTTAACAAATGCAGCAGCAGGGTTAGTACGCACAGTAACACATAGTTTCATTTTCAACAACTGCTGCTCATTACACGTTAACAAATGCAGCAGCATGGTTAGTACGCACAGTAACGCATAGGAGGTGCGCCCAGTGCACGCCCCTACTACTAGTGTAAAAGCAAAAGTAGAGGGTGCCGCCGCATTGGATAGCAGCCATGCAACGCTGGTCAAGTTCACaaaagagagaattccttatttattCTTCGATTGTTGTATTGTGAATTGCTTTTCGGAACATTTATAATCATATGTTCAATTTATATTATGATTCCATTTGGTTTTCTTTGATGAAATCTCTAATTTATGAAGTGATGCAGAATTTGCGAGAGTTGAGCCCTTCGGCGCGGAACAGATCCCGTGAACGCGTCCCGTAAAACATTTGCTGGACGGGTTTACGGGGCCTGTTCTGCCGGAGAGTTCGTGGTACCGTAAAAAAGTTTTGTGGGGCGGCCAGCTGccggatctgctagagatgcttttATCCTTGATCAACAAAGCGCGATTGGTCCTactttagcacgacgacttcccgactgtctactacaacaaggtttaccATGTCTGGTAaggaaggggcgatgacggcggcgcggtTTCGGCTCGGTCTAGAGCTTATAATCGTCACTAGGTGATCCACGGACATAGTTGTAATTTTTGTTGCCTCTGCTGTTCTTTGTATGccgtgattgaagatgaatagattgaaagttcctagtaagaaaaacaataaaacatgacattttttttaaaaaaaactaatGATTTCGATCCAAGGATTGAATGGGAATACCACCAGGCATCCAAACAAAAAAGAAGATTATATGGGTCAAAGTTGCCGATCCAAGCCACATAACGCGCCGACCCAACCACACCGAACagataaaaagaaaggaaaaaaaagaactaGAACGCGATTCGATCTTGACAAGAACAAATTACGCGATCGACGCACCGAATACTCGAACTAGCCCCGATTTGATAAACTTCAGTAAAAGAATTACAGATACAAGGTTCAGATCGAGGATCTGCCCCGAATTTCTACCAAGTAGTCTATGGTTCTTAGTCTAGCTAGCTATTACAACTTGGAGAAGGGGAAAGATGATTCCAGACTCGTCTCGAGGGGCTAAATAGCTGGCAGGTTGGTGGCGACGCCGTTGCGGGCGCACTCCATTATTGTAGCCTTCAGGAGGGTGGCGGCAACGGCGTGAAGAGAAACAATGTCCATTACGCCTGTCGTCCGTTGATTTCCATCGGTGCCATCTCAGCCGTCCATTCCCAAGTGAGTACCGCTTCATCGTCGCTGTCGAATTCTACAGAGTGATTGCTCTGTTCGTCAGTTAGGAGTTGCAGGTAAGCAGGGTCCTGACAATTGCCCGCCTCTGAAGACGATCCTTGCCCTCGAGGATCGGTGGTAGGAAACCAAGAGCGAATGGTGGAGTTGAAGAACTCAGGGAAGGTGGACTTAATTAAATCTGCATCTTCCCAAGTTGCTTCTTCAGGTGACATATTGAGCCACTGCACGAGCCATTGTGTGACAAGTTTGGGAGGTCGTGGAACAGCTTGA is from Triticum aestivum cultivar Chinese Spring chromosome 1B, IWGSC CS RefSeq v2.1, whole genome shotgun sequence and encodes:
- the LOC123085467 gene encoding uncharacterized protein, yielding MWFLLADNAAGGGVLYCEMGNAHPGIAIHLQGEASSSSSLSASMERCHVLRKPPVACTGTGCIFCACAITARYAATQISTRRNSVPEVNAVGEVTHLTADGLA